The Lytechinus variegatus isolate NC3 chromosome 7, Lvar_3.0, whole genome shotgun sequence genome includes the window gatttattttgattgtcTTAATAAATaagttacaaataaaaaaaatcaagcaaacaTAAGACTGAAATTCCATTAAAAATGGATGCAAGATAATTCACAAAAAGAAACATTAATATACAATATACCAGATGTATGCAAATGATGGAACCAATTATATCAgacattcattatttcttttcaattttatcaTTTCAATTCCTATTCATAATACAAAACAAAGTTTGTCTCCTCCTTATTGATGGGCAATGCAATTCATTCTTATTGTTGTAACGTAATCacgatttattattttttttctacaaaatgtAATAACCAACAATTCATATTGTAAAATACAAGAGTGTATAACATCGACTCTCTAAATGCAAATCACATGTTAATGTGCATTTGTGAAATTCAGTGAAACTAAAtttcctaactttcttattttccttctgGTTTTGATGAGCATTTCAGTTAATGTGATTATTTGATAATTCTCACTGTATTCAACTTAATTTATTGTAATTGTGGACTTTTCTTATATAATGAGTGATTTCACTTTCTAGATTGGTCTAGATAAATAAACATAGATAAGTGAAAAAATGAACAGGTTAAAAAAAGAAtgggagccccccccaaaaaaaaaacccaaaaaaaaaacagattacggatttagaattaaaaaaaaaaaacaaggtgtTTGGAATTAAACTCTAAGAACCTTTTCTTGGTTCAAATCTGTACCTCTTTTGCTCATTCTATCTGGTTATCCTGGGGCAAAGGCTGTGGttttcaaaaaaggttttctgtgtttttttatattctaaATTATACCCCTCCTTGCTTTTTATTTGACATTCAGAAATTTAAGAGATGGATGAAATTTTGCATCAAGATTGTTCATTTTAATGTGCAAATTCATCTGCGATAGCTGTGCTTGCTTTTAAAGAATAAGTGAACTctgattcaatcaaatatttaaaattgtaATTGAAGAAGTGAATAATTGGACAGGTATGACCAGTGTAGGTGTATAGAATAGATTAACATTCTGTAGAAATTACCTGCCCCTGCTCCCAATGTTCACACTTGTTTTCATTTGTGCATGATCCACGCCCCTCTCAATATTTTGGTTTACAAATGCTCCTTAATATACCAAGAAACACAATACTTCTAATACAACAGTCACTGTCAATATCAATTCATACTATGAgaataatacaaatttaataTCACAATGCTCGTAACATTTTTAAGACATTGCTAAAATTCCTTACACAAAAACATACTTGTTGAatgggtttatttccaatttgtctaatgccaattgctaacttgtctactatcatttggtctaccatcagttcatccacttactacatggtctactttcatttagtctaatgccattccgtctaacaacccgttggtccaatagccataaggtccatataccatttggtcttattggaataagtgttaaattgtgcaaaatgaaatgaatattagaccaactggttatgagatgaagtgattggaccaaatggttgttagacaaaatgttgatggacggaatggcatacATAAGACTacatgaaagtagaccatgtggtaagtggacgagttggcaatagacaaattggcaatttactgtTGAATGAACATAATGGAACAATCCTTGTTTAAACAGTACTATGAGAGTCAAAGAGTAAAGAAAACCATTGAGAATATTGATAAAGTGGGAGAAaggaatgcaaaaaaaaataatgtaaatagtTATCTATTCAAAATCCTGAAACCAACAGAAGTTTTGAATGGAACACATCAGATGTGTTACTTTAATACAAACAGTTTCAGCATAAATCTTGTTATCAGGGAAAAATTTGATAACAGGTTGTCAGATATAATCATCAAAAATTGGCACagatattaaattttcagaacTGAGATGGTCTAATTGGTCTTTTCAAGCTAAAACTCATTCATTATGTTTATATCACTtaactaaaaaatatttttataactGTAGTGGACATTAACAATGTGGGAATTTTAGTTTGGTATTATTGAACTATGACtcatattcaattttaaagtatcaaaagaagtttgatttttaacaaGGATGTTAATCAATAATTTAGTAAACTTTAAGTTTTTACAAACATTTAGTATCTTCTTCATGCCATCATTCCTTAAAACAgaataaatttatttcaattgcaTATTTATAATTCCTACACACTTTGTACAAAGATGATTGAAGtttgaaagatcaagcaaaGTTCTAAACTCTGCATGATACAGATTCTATTCTGGTTTTGGTTTCCAAAATACTATAATGTACCTCAATACATGATGTTCTTGTATTCAAAGacaaatcaaaatcagaaaacaaTTGTATTCAAAACCTGCACAGATACTCAAATGATCAAGTCGaactcattttttaaatttcttaacAAAGTGAAGTTCAACAAATCAtcaataagattttttattaatCATATAACTATCTAAATATTAGACAATTCTTTTTATATGATTCACAAATGCTTGTGTGCAATCTGTGAAATATCTATTGacgtttcattaaaaaaaagaaaacagtgaaACAAGGACACATGATAACACACTGTTGAATAATCTTTCTTTCaatgagatatgaataaaacctGATGAATAGATAGATTACTGTTATCTCTTTGTTGATATATGTTTGCTTTTCTCAACATTTTCTCTTTGCATCATCTGAAACTCTTTAGAATCCTCCCATGGTCTGGGTCCTCGGATATTGTGCCAATTGTCCAGATCAGACTGTTGCATTTTCTGCAAAGatgagaaaagagaagaaaatcatgattataaaacTTAAAGTTGGTGCCTTATTACTTGAACTTATACAGGtaatctacccccccccccacacacacacacagtatTTGAGGAATTAACTGTTATTTAATCACTGCAAAATACAAGAGTATTCTCATGGACAAAATTATAAACAGAAAcccaaaatgaaatagaaacaaccaaccaaaaataaaataattaacagGTACAGAATgaactatacacaacaaaaaaagtaagtccccccttaaacaaacatcaataatttccaaaccaatgcgagtttttaatatatttttacatgagcgtgtaggtaattttataagctaccctatgagtaaatgttatggacgtattttacgtcatgcttcagtgagcaccgtcagaaggcaaaaatgtcacttttcaaaagtcacaagccaaatatcatgactttgattccatttcatTGGAGcttattccacattctcatcccccaaaatagtcagaaggcttataaaaggtactttctaaaggacgacacaacttttttggctaaatttcacggttgaataaacacaagtcaaaattTGCTATGATTGGTTATTTTACACgcttctatcaataaaaatgatcgaatatgatgacagttatttttgggaagagtttctgcaacagtattcatcgtttcacggttcaatgaacatttattaaaaacaaaaaatacgattttcaaatatcataggcaagtattgtttcattttagtacctgaaaatgatcttttctcaactttttcgttgtgtttatgaccaattaacatgcttcaatgattcaaaggcatttaattaaacattcacgcttgaatgaacatgtggaatgtgataagctcttttttacgttattggaaaaatgcaatttgtaactgcGGATATCTGTCagaaacctccttgcatagttaatttgatttgatttttgtgaaaatcccgatgtttaatgcatcagtgaacacacaatactcgaaaattatgcaaatgagaagaaagttcaaggccttggccccactctgtgccctatcgaattgttattttgatgtgcgtgccttttggatagtgttactctgaagccatgtgcgaagtttcatgaaataactgttggcagaagtaacaaaaaccgtccatgaaacaaaccctcatttcaaaattttgactccTTCTCTCATAGAcgtgtgtacattatgggtgcatatgtttacgaataagtaaccccttattcaatatggtggaactttttttcaaggctgtctttagcaatgtcgtttggcagtaatgtttatcaacctatgggcaaaattctgtgcaaaaatgaaatcgatttgtttatttatggatgagtgagcacgcatcaaagtggaaaaatttgtattttcaatgtcacagacacattttaaaggataataaagtgattatttggggcaaattcggtttcaaatgtgactttaattgctgttgtttttatcatccatcatttataTCACCACACACTCtccgaattttaaacattttcatggttgagcgagcacaatcgaaaacttaggaatgaatactctttatactgcataaatgtattcttttcctcacaatttctcaggatcagttgaatgtatggacaaatcagtggtggatccagaattttaaaatggggaggggcctataatcgggggagccactaaaattttcaaattttaacatgatctaacaagttgtagaggatactaccgtaaacccctatgatgatacgtcacaattcaggggccgcggaacggttttcaaactgggaggggggggggagactgagccaaaagtgaggggggggggggctgatcatgcaaaaaaatcaaaaccgcatggtcatttttacatttttgtacatgcttttggaaaaaagttggggctgaagcccaccccccgcttccgcagcccctgcaatacattgtgctcactcaaccatgaacatacgatacaaaatctggtctgaagtggttgaatgatggacagtaaaacagcataacaccaaaaaattcacctgaaaaacaactttttcccaactttgtatttgaacaaactgaaaaacgactcttgtgacttttaaaaatggtcatttttaattcaatctttaatcactcatgcatgactccaccgatcgatctcatttttcccaggagttgcttaatgagttcagaaaaccacctatgaaatatcatatctcaaactaattcggttcaaaagttacagcaatttgatttaggggggacttactttttttgttgtgtatatttcacTTATATTATCACATTACTTTTTTCCCCAACACAAAATATCATATCAAAGTACCTGCAAATAAATTGCAGTGTTGAAACAATTCATGATAGTGTAGTAATAATAGGGTACCTCATATTCTTCAGCAACAGAAGCCTTTTTCTCTTTCTGAAGTTGTTTCATTCTTGCCTCAGTTTCTGGATCAACCTTCAATGATAAGAGAGCACAACACAATATGAGATGGTCAAATTCAAGtttaatcacatttattttcttgcaTTTAAGAGGAGGCACGATATAtcagtcggtagagcagggGTTTCAGATTCCGGTGACCTGGGTTCAATTCTCATGTCCCTCGGAGAGAACCTTAAAAGCAATTATGCTTTCTAAGCAATGAGGTaaaacaaccaacaaaaaacaaacaccaTATACCATTCAAATATACTGTTAAGCCGTTATATTGACAATTGTATTCTTTTGTTTGACTTCTTTTTAGTTCAATTTGGTATTTAGCTCAGCTCAGTTTTGCACAAAGTTGGGTTGAAATGCTTCTTTTATATTGTGCTTAATACATTGCAAAAACATCTTTAAGCGCTTCGCAGATATATATTACCCCAATTATCAGATCCTGGTTTGCCAAAATTTAATTCCTACAACTGTTTAATTTTACACCCCACAATGAGGGCAAGATTCTACTTGCATAAAGAAAATGGGAAGTAAATAAGTAATTGATGggttgaaattgaataaaccaaATGGATATaagtttttctatttttttttacattcagtAATAATTCTAGCACATGATGCTATGTCATTATAAATGACACTGGTGATACCAATTTAACTTTACATCAGTTTCATGGAATATTTGCTAACTCTCTGGATACTAAAGAAAATGACCAGTGTCTTTgtgactttttttatttacttttatcaaAATACCAAACTGATCTTCACTCATTTCACATCTTACAATTTTTTCTTATCAATGATTTCATATCTGATCTTCACTTATTTCTCATCTTACCGTTTTTCTCTTATCAATGATTTCATATCTGAGAGATCGAAACTCTTTCAGTCCATAGGCACCACCAACAACCAATacctagaataaaaaaaatcaaagtaaaattTATATACCCCTCTTGAATAATACCTTGGATGTAGGCATTTAAAGTTAATAACTTATTTGCCTCTCAATGGCTTCTCGTGAAGAATTCTAGACAGATTTAACGGTGCTGTACAGCATTTAAACATGGACAGGCAAAACTTTCATTagggtcaatttttttttctttggagttccaatatttcaacaaattggATTTGAAGCTGTTTACAGATGGGCTTTTGACTACACTTGATCTAAGTCAGTCTTAGATTGACTTacaattttcttatttataaATAGAATTTAACTATAAAGTAATATTGGTATTAGGCACTATATAAGCATGTACAATAAGTacaattatcaataattatgtTCCTTTAAGCATTACGTCAATTATATTCTGACCTCACACATGCACATCCCCTCATCCTATGCCATGACAATGTACAATAATCTTGTCTTCATTTAACAACCTCTACGACTGTGCTGAATGTCTGGTGATTAAACAAGAATCTCAAGCCTTGATTCAAAacttaaataaatcaaatcaaagtaaGATTCTAACCTAGACAAGAGTCAACTGTagtaaagtacatgtagctgtcAAGACTTAATGGAGAACAGCTGGACTGTGAATTGGaattagatctaacattagatGGTATTTGCTGTTCATTTTGttacaaatcaattttaaatacCTTTTGGAGCGCGAGTTGTATTATTGGAAAAACTTCCTTTATTACGTCCCCTccactaattaaaaaaaatacttctccaAAACCCCCTTCTTTCGTTCTCTTTTTTCGTTATTTCTTCTTAGTTCCCATTAGAACTTGGTCTCGGATTTGAACCTCTCGCTGCAGAACGGCGCATCTCCAGACTGTAACCTTAGCCTTAGGGCCTACTCACCgagctagcaggaattgttgaaagccatGGGTTTCATAACACAGTTATCGTTGTTTTCTTGGGTTTTAAAGTGCGTaccattcagatatgaatatttacgtcTATGATTGATTCTTATGcctataatgaatatttatacCTAAACTTCTACTCTCcaagattattgggtattcatttttctgactaaataaaccgatgaCATTGggaattacaaaaatacaaacaattgaGATTTTAACAGAATTTTAattaaagtttaaacttcataattttttatacactTTGCACTTTTCCATTCTacgataattcttgataaactTTCTCCtgttttccatattttttttcattttcagtggAGGGGACAGACACAAGTCTTGCCGCAATGGAACATACTCAACATAGTGTGGTGAATTGCAGACAAGACTCCCGGTATATTGCGGACACCGGTACGTCAATATGATAGTACGGGACTAAACATTAAATTTCTAAATTCAAGTCACTTCTGTCACAAACGTCTTTATCTAtaaataaaattgtcaaaacGAACACCATTAATGTAATGAATATTGTGTGTCTTAAAACCTTAAAGAACTTAACAATCATACCAACATAGGAAGTCCGTAACGAAGAAAAGAATTCTTCTTTATTGCTTGAAGAAGTTTCATGGGCGCTGACATATTTGTTTTAGCTTGCTCGGTAGTCTTTTGCATGCAGACCCCTTGCCCTTTATACACACAGAATGAGGGGTAGTCTAACGTCTAAGTCCTTTTGGAAACTTGCAGACCAACAGTCACACCCCTCCCTCTGTAATATAAAAATAAGGTGCCATTTTCCCAGAAATCTAAACAAGATCTTTAAGATCAATTAAATAGAGGAAAATCCCAAATGAAAACAGAGAAGTAAAAAATCCTGCGAtgcaaataagaaagttatggccgtatttcaaagtttcacttatttttcactaaaCGATGGAGCATCCTGATCAGTAAGCAAATGACACAGCGAAAAATGTCACACAATCACTAATTATTTTGGAGTTTTAATCTAGAAGATCGAATGAATTTCTTGAATGATTCACATACTGGAATGACAATGTCACATTTTCACCTATACgttatgtttttcattataaagaatgaaatgttctgttcaattgtagaaaaattcctgttttatgaatttacacaATTTGTATATATAAGTTGTTTtgctgttttgttttgtttttgtttttgttttgttttgtcaaaaaatactattttgtttatctgtttatatcattttcttgttttgaacaatATGTTGGCAATTAAGTgctgtaataaattcaattcaattaaattcacaatgattctgttattgctttttgcaaaatctttttttttctgtaaaatcaggtatttttacagtgcactgttagaaaatttatccttaaaataaaagaagttcctgcagcagtctcgagaacacctgtaatcttaccataTTGCTTATCTTATAccggaaattggtatttggtgtatggaaccttacaaatttagaaaacaccactttcccctttttaaacagacttgttcttaaattgcagaaattttttttcctgtaaaatcAGGATTTTTTAAGAGCAGtgtgggtataaaagaaatctatctgtcttcaattttttcaaacattttttctttaaaaaatgactaTCATGGATcttaccccttttgcaagcaaactgaaatggatccaatcccttttgaataaaaacatgttttttctttgCCACCTTAATTCAcgttttaatgggaatttcaaattttctttggtatcaaaAAATCTATAGGTTTtgagaacaaaaaataaaattttatgaaaaatggatcTAACCTTTTTTGacaagtgagctcttcaaagagtttgtttgcaaaagggattagatcaactccaagaaaatcaattttttattctcccatattgcaatattcttatgcaaaACTAAACATTCATGAAACCCTACTATATGTGAACATACTTGGGTATAACAAAAATCTACCTATCTTCATacttaaaaaatatcttttccAAAAATTTCCTTTGTGgaaaccccttttgcaagtaaactgaaatggatttaaccccttgtggaaaaaggtgttttttctttgtcatttttgttcactttttaatgggaaattAAACTTTTTGTATCATCTTATGGGGCTACTAAAAGTATATACAttgagacaataaaaaaaaaaatcaaatttgatgaaaaaaaggatctaaccccttttgcaactgagCTCATTTGTAGACCTACCGAAATccgttttgaaaaatatgcacaTTCATCACTGATGGTGATTTTCTTAAATTTAAACACACGACTACTTCAGGCAGAAATGTAATCTGAGTGATGGTGGAAATATTTATTGGCACAGTCTGCCCCTTTTGACTTTtaagtatcttttttttttggggggggggcttagccACCACCCTCAACCACCACAATGAAAATATGTTCTGCTGCCAATAGGTTCATCTTGTTTCCTTGTGAAATACCACAGGCATTTGCTTCTTTAAGTACAAAAAATTGATGAGATTGTCAGAGGTGCAAttaaggaaaaagaaaggagatcTTTGGAAGATTTGAAAGGTGGAGGGAACAGATGGTAACGAAGAAAGggattttcaaagttttgaaagaaagaaaaaaaaagaaagggttagAAGGCAATTTGAATGTATATTCTTGGACTTCAAGAAACCAATTAATAAGTTATAGATGTTCTTTGCTCAATACCAAGTTGTCTTTGCTTACAAATTTTGCAGTGGAATTTGGATGCAGGGAACAAAATGTGCATCttgcacatttttttaatagcacCATCTATTGGTAATAAGACAGAAAAATACTACATTATGATTacaatctttgtaaaaaaaaaagtattatggCAACAAGAAATACACAATAATGTCGAATTCAAAACAGAAACTAATATACGTTGGGAtaagatttattattattaagatttattattataacaaattcAGTATACAAATCAAGTCTCtatcatatatgtatacattaatatacaaaaatgtaacACATTCAGCACCTTTGAACAGATTAACAGAATATGTCCAATTATCAGTTCATAAACCTCTGGAATGATGATCTCAATTATGTAATTAAGAAGCTTTTAATTCTGATTCACCTCATAAGCAATTGTGCTCTTACTTTATAAGTTGTTTGGATCTTCAGgatttataaaataattacatcATTCCTGCATGCTAAGATAAATATACATTGTGCATTTAATGTGGAGTTGTAAAAGGATAATGAAAAAGACTTGCATATtatttgaaatggaaataaCATTTCAGCATTAAAGTGAGATTAGAAAATacaatcacattaaaaaaataccttaTTAGAAATAGATTTGTCTATCAATCACTTGATATAAATCTGCATTTTAACAAGCAAGTTTGAGTTTCATGACAAGAGTAAGTTTTTGATTaaacttttttaataaatgtgGCAAGATTAACATTTTACATCCAAGTACATGTAGCAGAATCATTTCGATCCAAATGTTTTGGGTTTTATACTACTATATTGTTACTGGCAAGTTGTAATTCACATTCCATCTTCTCAAACTATCATATCTCCATGTACATTAAGCTAAAGAGAGAAATGTTTAAGTGAAAGTGAAAGTATATCAAATGAATTAGTCAGTGGACTGCTTGAATCTCCTACTGATACATACAGTGTATAAAATGAAACTAAACTGGGGTGATTCCATGCTGGGTTGTACAGGACACTTTTAAACAACATTTTACATCTCTTcgacataaaaataaaaaatattttcggGATAGACCGGCAATCTTCAAATAGTACCAGGAGGGGAAGAAGAACCAACACTGATCTTGACTGGATTGCTTAGTCTTTACAATAGATgagacacatttttttttaaattggagaaaaacaaaagcaCAGAATTGCCCGCTAATTGTTTCCTCAGGCTATTGAATTATTTGTATGTAATAAGGTATATGAATATTAAGTAAATACCAGTTTACAATAATTTTCTTGAGGGTGATAATGTTTGTGCATGGTTGGCTTCATACCAGGGCCTAAAAATTATTTGACTCTTTAGCGAgacaaatatgaataattttatACATGCATTCTTGGAAGTATCATATTCCTAGACTACCGGGTTTGCATTCtgaccaggggcctgtttcataaagagttacaactgtaaTAACCGTTACCATTATGGCAATTACCagggcaacagggctcagcagccaatcagaatcaaggtaaccatggtagttgtcataatggcaaagtaaCAGCatttgtaactctttatgaaacgggccccaaaTTGCCAATTACATGTATGCTGTTTGAAAGCAAAGTTGACTTTCCCTTCAGTATACAATGAAATATTACACACAaacataatgattttttttattctaagtTAATGCTTATCAGTAGCTTCCAATCATAAATCCTAGCTCTACTTTTCCAAACAGGTaatttttcatatcaaagaAACAAAGAGCATTGCAGAAACTTGTTAACCATTAAATCTCTGGTACGCCACTTGATCAAATCAAGTGACCTGAACCAATTTATGCTACATTGTAAAGCTtgggtgaaatatattattattaaagagtATTTCTTCAAtatcatttattacattatgACAAAGTtaatattatacaattaatgcacatttatgagtgtgttatgacgatgcagcacacttgagggtatttataattatgcgaaagcaagaggcgcttgcgccgagtgcttttgcataatattgtgaatgcccgagagttgctcgcatcgtcactaacatcacgaatcttaaaatgtgcattaattgttttataaaacgggtcggcaaaatgaatttttcattgaaatcttgttcaaatccctccaacttgtgtacgatcgcacagacaAAGAGATCACAAaactgtcaattatgacatcacaggcgtatctactatgcgcgcctaagtaagcgcatcaaaatcctagccagcctcttttactgaacgcgtataagtttttacgtgctattggaactaatgctgcacaaaaaatgcacagtgctgcacgaaaaatgcacgactggaaggttgcgcataattaaagcatgaacacgtgacttgaatacgcactcaccattggctacatccttgaacccgttttataaaaatgatttattatatACCTTTAAATCAATTGTCATCACACATAAACAACTTTAACCTAATTCATGAACATAACTGCATCATCTTTCtgtttcaataataataataataataataataatattacagtaataattaatctacatgtagtaataataattacatgtttCTATATGCTACATAGCCTACTATTACTGTACCCAAGGCGGCCAAGCCTAGTTCTGGTATTCTAAATTGTCTTTCCAATTGCACATGATCTTACTGACGTTTGAAACGaaaattcataaataaacatgatgtaCATGAACAAAAACTCTTTAAAACAAAACTACAAACAAAAATCTCTATAGGTTTATGAACAAAAACTCTTTCAAACAGAACTACAAACAAAAATCTCGTATAGGTTTATGAACATAAACACCCCAACCCTTGCACTAAAAATTCTTAAGCATACATGAGCAATATaccattaattaaaaaaatcttctttacAGAACATAAATAAGAGATTCGaagagcaaattttttttattttagatttcTCAATTCTGATTAATAAGTGTGTATATAATACTCATTCATGCAAGGTTTTATGGCCAACTGGAGATAAATAATTACTATTCTAAACAGGCATAAGACCAAGGAAGGGGGCACTTGATTATGTCACTACGCACATGCAACCGCAAGTTTTTAAAAGACATCCCTATAAGTTAGAGCTTTATGTCAAATAAGacatttttcatgtatttcaatgttttctgtgattcacattttatttcctAAAAAGTGAAAACTCTACAAATCATGCCCCTTATCAAGAAATTCTAGATAGCACAAAAAATCCAGTACTATAAGCAAAAAGATAATGGTATTGAAAGTATTTAAGAAAGTTCAGAAACATCTTTGTTTGGATTTGGATTTTGCCATTTTTCTGAAAAATCCCTACATTTATTCCGATTTTTGGCATTTAATTAAGACACCATAACAAAGCATGCATGCAAAGAGCTACCCTTTTGACTTTCATTCTTTTGGTTGTACATGCACAGGATATATTTGTGTGTCACCATCCCGGTCTGGAATAAAACGATACCAGCTATTTTATGCGATACATCCCTAAAGAGAAATTACAGGCTTATTCAAGTGAAAATAATGTCGCCTCCCATTTTCTAATTATGCCAATTACGACTTGTTCCACAGCTAATCAGCATTAATGTCATTGAGTCAATTAGATTGCATAGCTACATGTAACGTTGTAAGGCTAAAATTGGCTTCTGAAAtcatattaatttcataaaacgaTAACTTTACACTAGCTACATAACCTGTAGGTAATGTAGATATAAGAATTTTTTGTGGTTTCccaatcattttcatgattatataatgTGCTCCCATGCACGGTCAATGTTGATCAGTTTAAGTTAACTGACCATTTTGAGTGTTCTGTACCATAAT containing:
- the LOC121419360 gene encoding cytochrome c oxidase assembly protein COX16 homolog, mitochondrial-like → MQKTTEQAKTNMSAPMKLLQAIKKNSFLRYGLPMLVLVVGGAYGLKEFRSLRYEIIDKRKTVDPETEARMKQLQKEKKASVAEEYEKMQQSDLDNWHNIRGPRPWEDSKEFQMMQRENVEKSKHISTKR